Proteins co-encoded in one Arachis hypogaea cultivar Tifrunner chromosome 11, arahy.Tifrunner.gnm2.J5K5, whole genome shotgun sequence genomic window:
- the LOC112723316 gene encoding uncharacterized protein isoform X1 — translation MSDTKFQASEAFAMASNDRTDGNATVPPPRSAIHSGDNSVWADASPLLHAACQDLKEGELIHGDNFNLYAAMSALEIMDPKMDSGIACKYYSLEEAIEDGAAPIPISVDKTTDVRCTIDIMDHLLACEATWHKGHSLAQTVYSCLYLLQTERTSSHALLHSYCKVIQETCKEVLSVVSDARTHEEEDLFTMSYGLPLGGNGDEKCLSMLNAVEETVSRQLRACKASSSKKRVSEDIEPLQNNPDLEEGYCKALLCRLRFRKHFYHLLISMRRPQGRGLELGRKHIASCIAEIDSIRKSSMFLRARAQEISGQNRSNTTASGNQPIGFDASINCRLAAPTPPRAIEILSWEKALDYFVKLLQDLDHICSYTLDPSLEAALLFVVNFQKSQPDLVSRAHLQILLVQGGKLYGREPIFSVVIRAAGLPEFTKSHVIQENEFMVQLGQLVINLLKILCTNAAWQRRKLGKMLQDWRVTYVQLELAFEKEFGETSNISDNKHISITIFQQILPWVEEQTYWIAYRFLILGFELELYSVHDYCMVYWYIYAVLTKLAEKKHIRMAMSSGTAKKKTKKKRDYLKDARTDYQIPAAVLFLQSQIYLAEGLSMMLAALRNEHKLVPPQSPFNTEREVFMQQFELLQKACLPDHVSYVTFKESTIHADFSTQVLSDHFKEAHRIAKDVKSSFAHDADMMAEIRRIEQVAEHNNIALNVISRVGALEPSLKISFTFTHHPFFATAIVKRS, via the exons ATGAGTGATACCAAGTTTCAAGCTTCGGAAGCTTTTGCTATGGCCTCTAACGATCGCACGGATGGAAACGCCACCGTGCCTCCTCCACGCTCCGCTATTCACTCCGGTGATAACTCTGTTTGGGCTGATGCCTCCCCACTCCTCCATGCCGCATGCCAAG ATCTTAAAGAGGGAGAGCTCATTCATGGCGATAATTTCAATCTTTATGCTGCCATGTCTGCTTTGGAG ATAATGGATCCAAAGATGGATTCAGGCATTGCTTGTAAATATTACTCTCTCGAGGAGGCCATCGAGGATGGTGCTGCCCCAATTCCTATTAGTGTTGATAAAACTACAGATGTTCGCTGCACAATTGACATCATGGACCATTTACTAGCCTGCGAG GCTACATGGCACAAGGGTCATTCATTGGCACAAACTGTCTATTCGTGCCTCTATCTCCTGCAGACTGAAAGAACATCATCACATGCCCTGTTGCACTCTTACTGTAAAGTCATCCAGGAAACTTGCAAAGAAGTTCTTTCAGTTGTATCGGACGCACGCACACATGAA GAAGAGGATCTTTTTACCATGTCATATGGCCTACCTCTTGGTGGAAACGGAGATGAGAAGTGTTTATCAATGCTAAATGCTGTTGAAGAAACAGTGTCGCGCCAATTACGTGCTTGTAAAGCCTCATCATCCAaaaaaagagtttcagaag ATATAGAGCCCCTTCAAAATAATCCTGATCTGGAAGAAGGCTACTGCAAAGCATTGTTATGTCGATTACGCTTTCGTAAG CACTTTTACCATCTCTTAATATCTATGAGACGGCCCCAAGGAAGAGGTTTAGAGTTGGGAAGAAAGCACATAGCTTCATGCATTGCAGAGATTGATTCCATTCGGAAATCGTCAATGTTTCTTAGAGCTAGGGCTCAGGAAATTTCTGGACAAAATAGAAGCAATACAACTGCATCTGGCAATCAGCCAATTGGCTTTGATGCTAGTATAAACTGTAGATTAGCAGCCCCAACACCACCACGGGCAATTGAAATTCTTTCTTGGGAGAAG GCTCTTGACTATTTTGTAAAACTTCTTCAAGATTTAGACCATATATGTTCCTATACGTTGGACCCATCATTGGAGGCTGCTTTGCTCTTTGTAGTTAACTTCCAGAAATCTCAACCTGATTTGGTTTCTAGAGCTCATCTTCAG ATTTTGCTCGTCCAAGGAGGGAAACTCTATGGTCGAGAACCTATATTCTCTGTGGTCATTAGAGCCGCTGGATTACCTGAATTCACAAAGAGTCATGTCATTCAGGAAAATGAATTTATGGTGCAACTAGGACAG TTAGTGATAAATTTACTCAAAATTCTTTGTACAAATGCTGCATGGCAAAGGCGTAAGCTAGGTAAAATGTTACAAGACTGGCGTGTCACCTATGTGCAG TTGGAGTTAGCTTTCGAAAAGGAGTTTGGAGAAACTTCAAACATCTCTGACAACAAG CATATAAGCATCACAATATTTCAACAAATTCTTCCCTGGGTTGAAGAGCAAACTTATTGGATAGCTTATCGATTTCTGATTTTAGGATTTGAATTGGAACTTTACTCTGTACATGATTATTGCATGGTATATTGGTATATTTATGCTGTGTTGACTAAGCTTGCGGAGAAGAAACATATTAGGATGGCAATGAGCAGTGGTACAG CTAAAAAGAAGACAAAGAAGAAAAGAGATTATTTGAAAGATGCAAGAACAGATTATCAAATTCCTGCAGCAGTTTTGTTTCTTCAAAGCCAAATATATCTAGCTGAAGGTCTAAGCATGATGCTTGCTGCATTGAGAAATGAGCACAAATTAGTTCCACCACAAAGCCCTTTCAATACTGAACGTGAG GTATTCATGCAGCAGTTTGAGCTTTTACAAAAAGCTTGCCTTCCTGATCACGTCTCGTATGTGACATTCAAAGAGTCCACTATCCACGCTGACTTCTCT ACTCAAGTTTTGTCAGATCACTTCAAAGAAGCTCATAGGATTGCAAAAGATGTGAAGAGTAGTTTTGCACATGATGCCGACATGATGGCTGAAATTCGTAGAATTGAGCAAGTTGCAGAACACAACAACATTGCCTTAAATGTCATTAGCAGAGTTGGAGCCCTTGAACCATCTTTGAAAATTTCTTTCACCTTCACTCATCATCCTTTCTTTGCCACGGCCATTGTGAAGAGATCTTAA
- the LOC112723316 gene encoding uncharacterized protein isoform X2, protein MVIDILATWHKGHSLAQTVYSCLYLLQTERTSSHALLHSYCKVIQETCKEVLSVVSDARTHEEEDLFTMSYGLPLGGNGDEKCLSMLNAVEETVSRQLRACKASSSKKRVSEDIEPLQNNPDLEEGYCKALLCRLRFRKHFYHLLISMRRPQGRGLELGRKHIASCIAEIDSIRKSSMFLRARAQEISGQNRSNTTASGNQPIGFDASINCRLAAPTPPRAIEILSWEKALDYFVKLLQDLDHICSYTLDPSLEAALLFVVNFQKSQPDLVSRAHLQILLVQGGKLYGREPIFSVVIRAAGLPEFTKSHVIQENEFMVQLGQLVINLLKILCTNAAWQRRKLGKMLQDWRVTYVQLELAFEKEFGETSNISDNKHISITIFQQILPWVEEQTYWIAYRFLILGFELELYSVHDYCMVYWYIYAVLTKLAEKKHIRMAMSSGTAKKKTKKKRDYLKDARTDYQIPAAVLFLQSQIYLAEGLSMMLAALRNEHKLVPPQSPFNTEREVFMQQFELLQKACLPDHVSYVTFKESTIHADFSTQVLSDHFKEAHRIAKDVKSSFAHDADMMAEIRRIEQVAEHNNIALNVISRVGALEPSLKISFTFTHHPFFATAIVKRS, encoded by the exons ATGGTTATAGATATCCTA GCTACATGGCACAAGGGTCATTCATTGGCACAAACTGTCTATTCGTGCCTCTATCTCCTGCAGACTGAAAGAACATCATCACATGCCCTGTTGCACTCTTACTGTAAAGTCATCCAGGAAACTTGCAAAGAAGTTCTTTCAGTTGTATCGGACGCACGCACACATGAA GAAGAGGATCTTTTTACCATGTCATATGGCCTACCTCTTGGTGGAAACGGAGATGAGAAGTGTTTATCAATGCTAAATGCTGTTGAAGAAACAGTGTCGCGCCAATTACGTGCTTGTAAAGCCTCATCATCCAaaaaaagagtttcagaag ATATAGAGCCCCTTCAAAATAATCCTGATCTGGAAGAAGGCTACTGCAAAGCATTGTTATGTCGATTACGCTTTCGTAAG CACTTTTACCATCTCTTAATATCTATGAGACGGCCCCAAGGAAGAGGTTTAGAGTTGGGAAGAAAGCACATAGCTTCATGCATTGCAGAGATTGATTCCATTCGGAAATCGTCAATGTTTCTTAGAGCTAGGGCTCAGGAAATTTCTGGACAAAATAGAAGCAATACAACTGCATCTGGCAATCAGCCAATTGGCTTTGATGCTAGTATAAACTGTAGATTAGCAGCCCCAACACCACCACGGGCAATTGAAATTCTTTCTTGGGAGAAG GCTCTTGACTATTTTGTAAAACTTCTTCAAGATTTAGACCATATATGTTCCTATACGTTGGACCCATCATTGGAGGCTGCTTTGCTCTTTGTAGTTAACTTCCAGAAATCTCAACCTGATTTGGTTTCTAGAGCTCATCTTCAG ATTTTGCTCGTCCAAGGAGGGAAACTCTATGGTCGAGAACCTATATTCTCTGTGGTCATTAGAGCCGCTGGATTACCTGAATTCACAAAGAGTCATGTCATTCAGGAAAATGAATTTATGGTGCAACTAGGACAG TTAGTGATAAATTTACTCAAAATTCTTTGTACAAATGCTGCATGGCAAAGGCGTAAGCTAGGTAAAATGTTACAAGACTGGCGTGTCACCTATGTGCAG TTGGAGTTAGCTTTCGAAAAGGAGTTTGGAGAAACTTCAAACATCTCTGACAACAAG CATATAAGCATCACAATATTTCAACAAATTCTTCCCTGGGTTGAAGAGCAAACTTATTGGATAGCTTATCGATTTCTGATTTTAGGATTTGAATTGGAACTTTACTCTGTACATGATTATTGCATGGTATATTGGTATATTTATGCTGTGTTGACTAAGCTTGCGGAGAAGAAACATATTAGGATGGCAATGAGCAGTGGTACAG CTAAAAAGAAGACAAAGAAGAAAAGAGATTATTTGAAAGATGCAAGAACAGATTATCAAATTCCTGCAGCAGTTTTGTTTCTTCAAAGCCAAATATATCTAGCTGAAGGTCTAAGCATGATGCTTGCTGCATTGAGAAATGAGCACAAATTAGTTCCACCACAAAGCCCTTTCAATACTGAACGTGAG GTATTCATGCAGCAGTTTGAGCTTTTACAAAAAGCTTGCCTTCCTGATCACGTCTCGTATGTGACATTCAAAGAGTCCACTATCCACGCTGACTTCTCT ACTCAAGTTTTGTCAGATCACTTCAAAGAAGCTCATAGGATTGCAAAAGATGTGAAGAGTAGTTTTGCACATGATGCCGACATGATGGCTGAAATTCGTAGAATTGAGCAAGTTGCAGAACACAACAACATTGCCTTAAATGTCATTAGCAGAGTTGGAGCCCTTGAACCATCTTTGAAAATTTCTTTCACCTTCACTCATCATCCTTTCTTTGCCACGGCCATTGTGAAGAGATCTTAA
- the LOC112722124 gene encoding uncharacterized protein, with translation MDLCITLLLRWALGLVVCMMVVMVNDRNIGHACSEGERIALLKLKDAINDPNGTALPTWDSHNNNDCCDWERVICDNTTTNPRPVVTQLVLDKIRDVELANNAYWSLNASYLLPFSELQVLDLSWNYLTGVNGVIRLNNLQVLSLKGNPLTQVPSLDELPVVQMLDLSFTGLTNFHFLQEISTLSKLEVLDLGNNLLSGSLPGSIGNITSLQALSLSMNNLVGSLPTQGGLCKLKNLQHLDLSHNQFVGQIPLCFSNLTSLHVFDVAHNQFQGVFPSLFMSSLKSLSYVSLSNNYFRGSFSFSSLANHSNLEVFDLFSYNSQLKVETENPPFIPLFQLKVLRLSNCTLNEHTKGIPSFLLYQNDLRVIDLSYDSIIGRFPHLILINNTRLEVLDLGNNFLTGPLELNCTSRYQDMNTLDISHNPIKSEIPSCVGTIFQNLRVLNMSKSELHGVIPASMGHMALLMILDLSSNSLSGLLPAEFLEGVKSLEFLKLSKNNLFGPILSSKAELGQLRVLRLDNNRFTGEISDVFMNSSLLRVLDMSYNHLNGELPGWIGSFQQLSSLLLSQNNLQGVIPQELCKLNRLTYLDLSKNNFNGTLPSCFDMSKLRYLHLQGNQFSGPIPNALANSSLLLTLDLMNNKFSGEIPSWIGTFSNLRILLLKGNNLEGSIPTVMCQLRHISILDLSHNTFSGEIPSCLNDASSGLLDPLDNIIFGEYFIMFPIKFTKYISENLLHVDNGIDIQGLVSDEEQEVEFMSKSRLESYKGNILYYMSGIDLSCNMLTGAIPHQIGNLSSIHTLNLSNNHLSGPIPETFSNLKQVESLDLSHNKLVGHIPSKLVELYSLSIFSVAYNNLSGTTPETKYQFATFGESSYEGNPLLCGPPLQHSCTSISGGESVMHSDLHAEENEFRDNFMWSFAATFVVSFLGVIVIVYFNPYFVSRIFSCMYRII, from the exons ATGGATCTTTGTATAACATTATTGTTGAGGTGGGCTTTGGGACTAGTGGTTTGCATGATGGTTGTTATGGTGAATGATAGGAATATAGGACATGCATGCAGTGAGGGAGAAAGGATTGCACTTTTGAAGTTAAAAGATGCTATCAATGATCCTAATGGAACTGCCTTACCTACTTGGGATAGCCACAACAACAATGATTGCTGTGATTGGGAGAGGGTCATATGTGACAACACCACCACAAACCCAAGGCCAGTAGTAACACAACTTGTTCTTGATAAGATAAGAGATGTTGAACTCGCTAATAATGCATATTGGTCCTTAAATGCTTCTTATCTGCTTCCCTTCTCTGAACTTCAAGTGTTAGACTTGTCCTGGAACTATTTGACAG GTGTAAATGGTGTTATCAGATTAAACAACTTGCAAGTTCTTAGTTTAAAGGGGAACCCTTTAACTCAAGTTCCATCTTTGGATGAATTGCCAGTGGTTCAGATGTTAGATCTATCTTTCACAGGTCTCACCAATTTTCATTTTCTGCAAG AAATTTCTACTTTAAGCAAGTTGGAGGTCCTAGATCTTGGGAATAATTTACTCTCTGGAAGCCTACCAGGATCAATTGGAAACATTACATCTTTGcaagctctctctctttctatgAATAATTTAGTTGGCTCTTTACCAACTCAAG GAGGCTTATGTAAGCTCAAGAATCTTCAGCACCTGGACCTTAGCCACAACCAGTTTGTAGGACAGATTCCACTATGTTTTAGCAACCTAACATCTCTCCATGTATTTGATGTTGCACATAATCAGTTTCAAGGAGTTTTCCCTTCTTTGTTCATGTCTAGTCTCAAATCACTATCATATGTTTCTCTATCTAATAACTATTTCCGAGGCTCCTTTAGCTTCAGTTCACTTGCCAATCACTCTAACCTTGAAGTCTTTGATCTGTTTAGCTACAATTCTCAATTGAAGGTTGAAACTGAGAATCCTCCTTTCATCCCTTTGTTTCAATTAAAGGTCTTGCGCTTATCGAATTGCACGCTCAATGAACACACCAAGGGCATTCCTAGCTTTCTTTTATACCAAAATGACTTAAGAGTGATTGATCTTAGCTATGACAGCATCATAGGAAGGTTCCCCCACTTGATACTGATAAATAACACAAGACTAGAAGTTCTTGATCTTGGTAACAATTTCTTGACTGGACCCCTTGAGCTCAATTGTACTTCAAGATATCAAGATATGAATACTTTGGATATTTCACACAATCCTATCAAAAGCGAAATTCCCAGTTGTGTTGGCACCATCTTTCAGAATTTAAGAGTCTTGAACATGTCCAAATCTGAATTGCATGGTGTCATTCCAGCTTCAATGGGACATATGGCCCTGCTTATGATATTAGATTTGTCATCAAACAGTTTGTCTGGCCTATTGCCGGCTGAGTTCTTGGAAGGTGTGAAGTCATTGGAGTTTCTGAAGTTATCTAAGAATAACCTGTTTGGTCCAATATTGTCTTCTAAAGCCGAGTTAGGCCAATTGCGTGTTTTGCGCCTGGACAATAATCGCTTCACCGGAGAGATCTCAGATGTGTTCATGAATAGTTCTCTGCTAAGAGTACTAGACATGAGCTACAATCATCTCAATGGAGAGCTACCAGGTTGGATTGGAAGCTTTCAACAATTGAGTTCTCTACTGTTGTCCCAGAATAATTTGCAGGGTgtcatacctcaagaactttgcAAACTAAACAGGCTTACATATTTAGACCTGTCTAAGAACAATTTCAATGGAACTTTGCCAAGTTGTTTTGACATGTCAAAGTTGAGGTACTTACATCTGCAGGGAAATCAGTTCTCAGGACCCATTCCCAATGCTTTGGCCAACTCTTCCTTGCTATTGACATTGGACTTGATGAACAACAAATTCTCAGGTGAAATTCCAAGTTGGATTGGCACTTTTTCAAACTTGAGAATTCTCCTTCTAAAGGGTAACAACCTTGAAGGTTCCATTCCCACTGTGATGTGTCAACTAAGGCACATAAGCATATTAGACCTTTCACACAATACATTCTCTGGGGAGATACCTTCATGCTTGAATGATGCATCTTCAGGACTCTTGGATCCATTAGACAATATCATATTTGGTGAGTATTTCATAATGTTCCCCATCAAATTCACCAAGTACATATCTGAAAATCTACTTCATGTAGATAATGGCATCGATATCCAAGGTCTCGTCTCGGACGAGGAACAAGAAGTGGAATTCATGTCAAAGAGTAGGTTAGAATCATACAAGGGAAACATATTGTACTATATGTCAGGAATAGACCTCTCTTGTAACATGTTAACAGGTGCAATTCCTCATCAAATTGGAAACCTTAGTAGCATTCATACCTTAAACTTGTCAAATAACCATTTAAGTGGTCCTATCCCAGAAACATTTTCTAACCTCAAGCAAGTAGAAAGCTTGGATCTTTCACATAACAAATTGGTTGGTCACATTCCTTCAAAATTAGTAGAGCTATATAGCTTGTCAATATTCTCTGTGGCTTACAATAATCTGTCTGGAACAACACCGGAGACCAAATACCAGTTTGCAACTTTTGGAGAGAGTAGTTATGAAGGGAACCCTCTTCTTTGTGGACCTCCATTGCAGCATAGTTGTACTTCAATCTCTGGTGGAGAATCGGTAATGCATTCAGATCTTCATGCAGAGGAAAATGAGTTCAGAGACAACTTCATGTGGAGTTTTGCAGCAACTTTTGTTGTTTCATTTTTAGGTGTCATAGTCATTGTATACTTCAACCCTTACTTTGTATCAAGAATCTTTTCATGCATGTATCGTATCATATGA
- the LOC112723317 gene encoding probable glycosyltransferase At5g20260 codes for MASSSPSTLLTTNSRLVFSVTMMFIILFFLAICAYNSRVELGLLLPLKTTLHSKHAPNNVLQQQQQHSIPPLMPPSSPSHDVSHDSTSGIIRKKRNNNSLVRIEKDLAEARGAILRAIRMRKFTSEKEENFVPIGPVYRNPYAFHQSHLEMVKRFKVWTYREGEPPFFHEWPMKDIYGIEGQLMSELENDSSPFWAHSPEEAHAFMMPVSVAEIVHYLYRPLVSYSRGPLMRVVIDYTQTIVRKHPYWNRTNGADHFIASCHDWAPEISRKKLGKKLFKNIIRVLCNANNSEEFNPSKDVSIPEIKVPYHLSQLHPINNHHHGHNHKTILAFFAGGSHGSIRKKLLDHWKDKDKEVQVHEYLPRGADYKALMGQSMFCLCPSGYEVASPRIVESINAGCVPVIVSDYYELPFSDVLDWSKFSLHVPSEKIAEIKNILKGVSYKKYSKMQRRVLQVQTHFQLNRPAKPFDVLHMILHSIWLRRLNIRLAN; via the exons AtggcatcatcatcaccatcaaccttgctaacaacaaattcaaggttGGTATTCAGTGTAACGATGATGTtcatcattctcttcttcttggcCATATGTGCGTATAATAGTCGAGTTGAATTAGGTCTCCTTTTGCCTCTCAAAACTACTCTTCATTCCAAACATGCTCCTAATAATGtgctacaacaacaacaacaacatagtatTCCACCATTGATGCCACCTTCATCCCCTAGTCATGATGTTTCTCATGATTCCACTAGTGGAATAATA CGGAAGAAAAGGAATAATAATAGTTTGGtgagaattgaaaaagatttggctGAAGCAAGAGGAGCAATTCTGAGAGCGATACGGATGCGGAAGTTCACATCGGAGAAGGAAGAGAATTTTGTCCCCATTGGACCCGTTTACAGAAACCCTTATGCTTTTCATCA GAGTCACTTAGAGATGGTGAAGAGATTCAAAGTGTGGACTTACAGAGAAGGAGAACCACCATTCTTCCATGAATGGCCCATGAAAGACATCTACGGGATTGAGGGACAGTTGATGTCCGAATTAGAAAATGATTCAAGCCCATTCTGGGCCCATAGCCCAGAGGAGGCCCACGCGTTCATGATGCCCGTAAGCGTGGCGGAGATCGTACATTATCTTTACCGTCCTCTGGTGAGCTACTCTCGCGGCCCACTGATGAGAGTCGTCATTGATTACACCCAGACCATAGTCCGCAAACACCCTTACTGGAATAGGACCAACGGCGCTGACCATTTCATAGCCTCTTGCCATGACTGG GCACCAGAAATCTCAAGAAAGAAATTAGGGAAAAAGTTATTCAAGAACATAATAAGAGTTCTATGCAATGCTAACAACTCAGAAGAATTCAATCCCAGCAAAGATGTCTCAATTCCCGAAATCAAAGTGCCTTACCACCTTTCCCAACTGCACCCAATAAACAACCACCACCACGGCCATAACCACAAAACAATACTCGCTTTCTTCGCCGGAGGGTCTCACGGTAGCATAAGGAAGAAGCTTCTAGATCACTGGAAGGACAAAGACAAAGAGGTCCAAGTCCACGAGTACCTTCCACGTGGCGCTGACTACAAGGCTCTCATGGGACAGAGCATGTTCTGTCTCTGTCCGAGTGGCTACGAAGTTGCAAGTCCTAGAATCGTGGAGTCCATTAACGCAGGGTGTGTTCCTGTGATTGTTTCGGATTACTATGAGCTTCCGTTCAGTGATGTTCTTGACTGGAGCAAGTTCTCGCTGCATGTTCCATCGGAGAAGATAGCTGAGATCAAGAACATATTGAAAGGTGTGTCGTACAAGAAGTACTCCAAGATGCAAAGGAGGGTGTTACAAGTGCAGACACATTTTCAGTTGAATCGACCGGCTAAGCCGTTCGATGTGTTGCATATGATTCTTCACTCTATATGGCTCAGAAGGCTCAACATCAGGCTAGCCAATTGA